From the Streptomyces nigrescens genome, one window contains:
- a CDS encoding LysR family transcriptional regulator — MELQQMRYVVAVAETGGFTRAAERCHVVQSALSHQIARLEKELGARLFDRTSRSVRLTAAGEAFVPVARQALEAAERARAEVAAATGEVRGRLAVGAISTVAAVDLARELGAFRTRCPQVRISLQTAMSDQLLEQVRQGVLDVAFVGLVPAARTVGVREKELSRGELVAVVPPGHPLAGREWTTLSRMARETFVDFTAGSAARRQREDAFRAAGLTSEVAYEVTTVEFLAKLVRAGLGVGMVPEAIASELAGLDIVRVRPAPERTERVVWSGLGPSPAAVAFLTGLGVDPAQRGDPA, encoded by the coding sequence ATGGAGCTTCAGCAGATGCGGTATGTGGTCGCGGTGGCCGAGACCGGCGGGTTCACCCGGGCCGCCGAGCGCTGCCATGTGGTGCAGTCCGCGCTCAGCCATCAGATCGCCCGGCTGGAGAAGGAGCTCGGTGCCCGGCTCTTCGACCGGACCAGCCGCAGTGTCCGGCTGACCGCCGCCGGGGAGGCCTTCGTCCCGGTCGCCCGGCAGGCGCTGGAGGCTGCCGAGCGGGCCCGCGCCGAGGTGGCGGCGGCGACCGGGGAGGTACGCGGCCGGCTCGCGGTCGGCGCGATCTCCACCGTCGCGGCCGTGGATCTCGCCCGGGAGCTGGGGGCCTTCCGTACGCGGTGCCCGCAGGTGCGGATCAGTCTGCAGACCGCGATGAGCGACCAGCTGCTCGAACAGGTGCGGCAGGGCGTGCTGGACGTGGCGTTCGTCGGGCTGGTGCCCGCTGCGCGCACCGTCGGCGTACGGGAGAAGGAGCTGTCGCGCGGTGAGCTGGTCGCCGTCGTGCCGCCGGGGCATCCGCTGGCGGGGCGGGAGTGGACCACGCTGTCGCGGATGGCGCGGGAGACCTTTGTCGACTTCACGGCGGGGTCCGCGGCCCGCCGGCAGCGCGAGGACGCGTTCCGTGCGGCGGGGCTGACCTCGGAGGTGGCGTACGAGGTGACCACGGTCGAGTTCCTGGCGAAGCTGGTCCGGGCGGGACTGGGCGTCGGCATGGTGCCGGAGGCCATCGCCTCCGAGCTGGCCGGGCTGGACATCGTGCGGGTGCGGCCGGCGCCCGAGCGGACCGAGCGGGTGGTGTGGAGCGGTCTCGGCCCGTCGCCGGCGGCCGTGGCGTTCCTGACCGGCCTGGGGGTGGATCCGGCACAGAGGGGGGATCCGGCGTAG
- a CDS encoding cytochrome P450 family protein, producing MHDKPHTTAADAPAGCPAAGPAPALFTWEFASDPYPAYAWLREHAPVHRTELPSGVEAWLVTRYTEARQALADARLSKNPVHHSEAAHGKGKVGIPGERSANLMTHLLNIDPPDHTRLRRLVSKAFTPRRVAAFAPRVQELTDHLIDQFAAKGEADLIHEFAFPLPIYAICDLLGVPREDQDDFRDWAGMMIRHGGGPRGGVARSVKKMRGYLAELIHRKRESLGETAEADEDLISALIRASDHGEHLTENEAAAMAFILLFAGFETTVNLIGNGTYALLRHPAQRELLQKSIAAGDTDLLTTGIEELLRYDGPVELATWRFATQELTLGGQRIAEGDPVLVVLAAADRDPARFEEPDVLDLTRRDNQHLGYGHGIHYCLGAPLARLEGQSALATLLTRLPDIRLAAEPDDLRWRGGLIMRGLRSLPVEFTPERP from the coding sequence GTGCACGACAAGCCCCACACCACCGCCGCCGACGCCCCCGCGGGCTGCCCCGCCGCCGGGCCCGCCCCCGCGCTGTTCACCTGGGAGTTCGCCTCCGACCCGTACCCCGCGTACGCCTGGCTGCGCGAGCATGCGCCGGTGCACCGGACCGAGTTGCCCAGCGGTGTCGAGGCCTGGCTGGTGACGCGGTACACGGAGGCGCGGCAGGCGCTGGCCGACGCCCGGCTGTCCAAGAACCCGGTCCACCACAGCGAGGCCGCGCACGGCAAGGGCAAGGTCGGCATCCCGGGCGAGCGCAGCGCCAACCTCATGACGCATCTGCTCAACATCGACCCCCCGGACCACACCCGGCTGCGCCGCCTGGTCTCGAAGGCGTTCACCCCGCGCCGGGTCGCCGCCTTCGCCCCGCGGGTCCAGGAGCTGACCGACCACCTCATCGACCAGTTCGCGGCGAAGGGCGAGGCCGACCTCATCCATGAGTTCGCCTTTCCGCTCCCGATCTACGCGATCTGCGATCTGCTGGGCGTACCGCGCGAGGACCAGGACGACTTCCGGGACTGGGCGGGCATGATGATCCGGCACGGCGGAGGGCCGCGCGGCGGCGTCGCCCGCTCCGTGAAGAAGATGCGCGGCTATCTCGCCGAGCTGATCCACCGCAAGCGCGAGTCCCTGGGCGAGACCGCCGAGGCGGACGAGGATCTGATCTCCGCCCTGATCAGGGCCTCCGATCACGGTGAGCACCTGACCGAGAACGAGGCCGCCGCGATGGCCTTCATCCTGCTCTTCGCGGGCTTCGAGACCACCGTCAACCTCATCGGCAACGGCACCTATGCGCTGCTGCGCCACCCCGCCCAGCGTGAGCTGCTGCAGAAGTCGATCGCGGCGGGCGACACCGACCTGCTCACCACCGGCATCGAGGAACTGCTCCGTTACGACGGACCCGTGGAGCTGGCGACCTGGCGGTTCGCGACCCAGGAGCTGACGCTCGGCGGGCAGCGGATCGCCGAGGGGGACCCGGTCCTGGTGGTGCTGGCCGCCGCCGACCGCGACCCGGCGCGCTTCGAGGAGCCGGATGTGCTCGATCTGACCCGGCGTGACAATCAGCATCTGGGATACGGGCACGGCATCCACTACTGTCTGGGTGCGCCGCTCGCCCGCCTCGAAGGGCAGAGCGCGCTGGCGACCCTGCTGACCCGGCTCCCCGACATCCGTCTTGCCGCGGAACCTGACGATTTGCGCTGGCGTGGCGGGCTCATCATGCGCGGACTGCGTTCACTTCCGGTGGAGTTCACTCCGGAGCGGCCCTGA
- a CDS encoding transglycosylase family protein — MTGAGLALPLFAASGAQAADTSTWDKVAQCESGGVWSAASGNGYYGGLQLTQEMWDNYGGSSYASRPDLASRSQQIAVAESILDDRGPDAWPSCAVNAGLTDDGRAPEVDPGSTSTPAPDPSDSEGSLDPWDTPGSSDSHDRADSDGRNDGPSDEPSDESSGLPSDVTPSPDASKSDGPGDSSASPEPSDPATPGDRGDDRGGDRDEGPSQSAEPSDEPSTDPSDGGSRTDSSGTPREVPGKGKHRGEAGDGDAGDGDDDGRSAGGRHASRGDDAHRTGPAADGDYTVRPGDSLSAIATAHRLPGGWAELYDRNEGVIGSDADLIQPGQQLDLGRNAG; from the coding sequence GTGACCGGCGCAGGCCTCGCCCTGCCGCTGTTCGCCGCGAGCGGTGCACAGGCCGCCGACACCTCGACCTGGGACAAGGTCGCCCAGTGCGAGAGCGGCGGCGTGTGGAGCGCGGCGTCGGGCAACGGCTACTACGGCGGCCTGCAGCTCACCCAGGAGATGTGGGACAACTACGGCGGCTCGTCCTATGCGTCGCGCCCCGACCTCGCCAGCCGCTCCCAGCAGATCGCGGTCGCCGAGTCGATCCTCGACGACCGCGGGCCGGACGCCTGGCCGAGCTGTGCGGTGAACGCCGGGCTGACCGACGACGGCCGGGCACCGGAGGTCGACCCGGGCAGCACCAGCACCCCGGCGCCCGACCCCTCGGACTCCGAGGGCTCCCTCGACCCCTGGGACACCCCCGGTTCGTCCGACTCCCACGACCGTGCGGACTCCGACGGCAGGAACGACGGGCCGAGCGACGAGCCCAGCGACGAGTCGAGCGGTCTGCCGTCCGACGTGACGCCCTCGCCCGACGCCTCGAAGTCCGACGGGCCCGGCGACTCGTCCGCGAGCCCGGAGCCGTCCGACCCGGCGACGCCCGGCGACAGGGGCGACGACCGGGGCGGCGACCGGGACGAGGGCCCGTCGCAGTCCGCCGAGCCGTCCGACGAGCCCTCCACGGACCCGTCCGACGGCGGCAGCCGTACGGACAGCAGCGGCACTCCGCGCGAGGTGCCCGGCAAGGGCAAGCACCGCGGTGAGGCGGGCGACGGGGACGCCGGTGACGGTGACGACGACGGCCGGTCCGCCGGCGGACGGCACGCCTCGCGCGGCGATGACGCGCACCGCACGGGCCCGGCGGCCGACGGCGACTACACGGTGCGCCCGGGTGACAGCCTGTCAGCCATCGCCACGGCCCACCGGCTGCCCGGCGGATGGGCCGAGCTCTACGACCGCAACGAGGGCGTCATCGGCTCCGACGCGGACCTGATCCAGCCCGGTCAG